One Pseudomonadota bacterium DNA segment encodes these proteins:
- a CDS encoding AAA family ATPase, whose translation MTHSQAAPVAPPDLSFEAAQRVVQRLSERLRTAVIGRDEVIELVLVALLADGHVLLEDYPGSGKTTLARALGDSLSDTTTDAIDATDAIGAIDAPIVPFRRIQFTPDLLPSDVTGATVFEPDSSTFTFRRGPIFAHIVLADEINRTSPKVQAAMLEAMAEKQVTVDNHTYKLDELFFVVATQNPLDVAGTYPLPVPQLDRFLFKIEMTHLERTAELRVLDNYPKTSLELAAERPRVSRQELLTARALIRQHVALTQPVREALVDLARALRDDPRVLQGASTRSLVLLMPALQARAFVNGRDYVAPEDLEHLAPRVFAHRMECVPGVDDKAEVVRSNAGPVMETLARLSLRRRPATPAAPAPSLEDDRNP comes from the coding sequence ATGACGCATTCGCAAGCTGCACCGGTTGCCCCACCCGACCTGAGCTTCGAGGCCGCCCAGCGGGTCGTTCAACGACTCTCCGAACGCCTGCGGACAGCCGTCATCGGCCGGGACGAGGTGATCGAGCTCGTCCTGGTGGCGCTGTTGGCGGACGGCCACGTGCTGCTTGAAGACTATCCGGGCTCCGGCAAGACCACGCTCGCGAGGGCTCTGGGCGATTCGCTCAGCGACACCACCACCGACGCAATCGACGCGACCGACGCAATCGGCGCAATCGACGCACCGATCGTGCCCTTCCGGCGCATCCAGTTCACCCCGGACCTGTTGCCGAGCGATGTGACGGGGGCGACCGTGTTCGAACCGGACAGCAGCACCTTTACATTCAGGCGCGGCCCTATTTTCGCCCACATCGTGCTGGCGGACGAGATCAACCGAACCTCGCCCAAGGTGCAGGCCGCCATGCTCGAAGCCATGGCGGAAAAGCAGGTGACGGTCGACAACCACACCTACAAGCTCGACGAGCTGTTCTTCGTCGTTGCAACCCAAAACCCGCTCGACGTGGCGGGAACCTATCCCTTGCCCGTACCGCAGCTCGATCGCTTCCTCTTCAAGATCGAAATGACCCACCTCGAGCGCACGGCGGAGCTCAGGGTGCTGGACAACTACCCCAAGACCAGCCTGGAGCTCGCTGCCGAGCGCCCTCGTGTCTCGCGCCAGGAGCTGCTCACCGCACGCGCTCTGATCCGCCAGCACGTGGCGCTGACCCAGCCCGTGCGCGAGGCGCTGGTCGACCTGGCGCGGGCCCTGAGGGATGATCCGCGCGTGCTGCAGGGCGCGTCCACACGCTCCCTGGTCTTGTTGATGCCGGCGCTGCAGGCGCGCGCTTTTGTCAACGGACGTGACTACGTTGCGCCCGAAGACCTGGAGCATCTGGCGCCGCGGGTATTCGCGCACCGCATGGAGTGCGTGCCAGGGGTGGATGACAAGGCCGAGGTCGTGCGATCCAACGCCGGTCCGGTCATGGAAACGCTCGCCAGGCTGAGCTTGAGGCGGCGCCCGGCGACCCCCGCGGCTCCGGCACCCAGCCTCGAGGACGACCGAAACCCGTGA
- a CDS encoding discoidin domain-containing protein — protein MTTSSKQAAQQRPRATCFYAQYLLVASAAVLTCSGPLGAQQTATNPEAAAAAAKKEGAPAPGSPGAQPATPVPSGAWSSSGCDSTNVVQTARVYGDGLKGNPRVAADGVLAVESSFWSSPSAVVLKKETTGLMVDFGRPRNVGAVLVQGDNNDIYEIQGSLDGQSYQTLWTAVAVFPAQGLRTRWGRLPRVETVRYLRVMPQGGDKFYSVSELQAYCNQPANWSPALTFPPEKTGWAAIDDSVVVFLKGLTAGLGGLLLLWTFLLHRRGRPHYLKKLRDGLLAGFGIFSFLLFWNLGHFHYDHYIHIWEHYHYYVGAKYAPELGYSRLYECTTAADIADGHLQRVKDRKMRNLVTNELGSTEHIIKDPTLCTRHFSKERWEEFRADIRKFRGFFPADRWDQSQTDHGFNATPVWTIAGRALAATFPIKSWNTIIGLGIVDSVLLIGMWAAVWWAFGWRSMCVALLWWGTNFPARYFWTGGAYLRMDWIAFLVLGLCLLRKDKMFSGGLALTYAALLRIFPGFVVIAMILKALMYMVRERRWVLSSEHKRFAAGCLVALAALMPLSAVATGSLSSWVVFAQNSAKHLDTPLTNNMGLKTAIGFEFDKRAIGMRNDDLSDPFGDWKERKRETYAARKPLLLLLIASVLFMVAIAVEREKDWVAACVGAGLIPVMAELTCYYYGFLLAYGLLWKRHKLPAIVACAMSMLTCMAPTFWPWTDDHFTAMGMIVSFGIFLVSSYLAYSAYSDRRTALGLGGTKEQGSGAAVAAGGAAKTSGSPEPSPTAAAPAAPGEASAGSPGAATVASGAGEQASGAPQAEARQTGAEAKTEVGAETEVEARDAPVKSKRASGHKSSNGGKGRKSRRKKHKKGRPASASN, from the coding sequence GTGACTACGTCCTCGAAACAAGCGGCGCAGCAGAGACCTCGCGCTACCTGTTTCTATGCACAGTATCTGCTCGTTGCGTCGGCTGCTGTCCTGACCTGCAGCGGGCCCCTTGGAGCGCAGCAAACCGCCACGAACCCCGAGGCTGCCGCGGCGGCCGCCAAGAAAGAAGGAGCCCCGGCTCCCGGCTCGCCTGGCGCCCAGCCCGCGACGCCCGTGCCGAGCGGGGCCTGGTCCAGCAGCGGCTGCGACTCGACCAATGTGGTTCAGACAGCTCGCGTCTACGGTGACGGCCTCAAGGGCAACCCCAGGGTGGCCGCCGACGGGGTGCTCGCCGTAGAAAGCAGCTTCTGGTCGTCGCCGTCGGCCGTCGTGCTCAAAAAGGAGACGACCGGCCTGATGGTCGACTTTGGGCGCCCGCGCAATGTTGGCGCGGTGCTCGTCCAAGGAGACAACAACGACATCTACGAGATCCAGGGTTCGCTGGACGGGCAGAGCTACCAGACCCTGTGGACGGCCGTTGCCGTGTTTCCCGCTCAGGGCCTGCGCACGCGCTGGGGCCGGCTGCCGCGCGTGGAAACCGTCCGCTACCTGCGGGTCATGCCGCAAGGCGGCGACAAGTTCTACTCGGTGTCCGAGCTCCAGGCCTACTGCAACCAGCCGGCCAACTGGTCACCCGCGCTGACCTTTCCGCCCGAGAAGACCGGTTGGGCTGCCATCGACGACAGCGTCGTGGTGTTCCTCAAAGGGCTGACCGCCGGGCTCGGCGGCCTGCTGCTGTTGTGGACTTTCCTTTTGCACCGCCGCGGCCGCCCGCACTACCTCAAGAAGCTGCGCGACGGTTTGCTGGCAGGATTCGGCATCTTTTCCTTCTTGCTGTTCTGGAATCTGGGTCACTTCCACTACGACCACTACATTCACATCTGGGAGCACTACCACTACTACGTGGGCGCAAAGTACGCGCCCGAGCTCGGGTACTCGCGCCTGTACGAATGCACGACCGCCGCGGACATTGCCGACGGACACCTGCAGCGCGTCAAGGACCGCAAGATGCGCAACCTGGTCACCAACGAGCTCGGCAGCACCGAACACATCATCAAGGACCCCACGCTGTGCACGCGACACTTCAGCAAGGAGCGCTGGGAGGAGTTTCGCGCAGACATACGCAAGTTCCGCGGCTTCTTTCCGGCCGATCGCTGGGATCAGTCGCAAACCGACCACGGCTTCAACGCCACCCCGGTATGGACCATCGCCGGCCGGGCGCTTGCAGCGACCTTCCCGATCAAGAGCTGGAACACGATCATCGGTCTGGGCATCGTTGATTCCGTGCTGCTGATCGGCATGTGGGCGGCCGTGTGGTGGGCCTTTGGCTGGCGCAGCATGTGCGTGGCGTTGCTTTGGTGGGGTACGAATTTCCCCGCGCGCTACTTCTGGACCGGCGGCGCCTACCTGCGGATGGACTGGATAGCGTTCCTGGTGCTCGGGCTGTGCCTGCTGCGCAAGGACAAGATGTTCAGCGGCGGGCTCGCACTGACCTACGCGGCGCTGCTGCGGATCTTCCCCGGCTTCGTCGTCATCGCCATGATCCTCAAGGCCCTGATGTACATGGTGCGTGAGCGCCGGTGGGTCCTATCTTCGGAGCACAAACGCTTTGCCGCAGGCTGTTTGGTCGCGCTGGCGGCGCTCATGCCGCTTTCCGCAGTGGCCACGGGAAGCCTGAGCTCGTGGGTCGTGTTCGCGCAGAACAGCGCGAAGCACCTGGATACTCCGCTCACCAACAACATGGGCCTGAAGACGGCGATCGGGTTCGAGTTCGACAAACGTGCCATCGGCATGCGCAACGACGACTTGTCCGATCCGTTCGGCGATTGGAAAGAACGCAAGCGTGAGACCTACGCAGCGCGCAAGCCCCTGCTCCTTTTGCTGATCGCGAGCGTGCTGTTCATGGTGGCCATCGCGGTCGAGCGAGAAAAGGACTGGGTGGCGGCCTGCGTCGGTGCGGGCCTGATTCCGGTCATGGCGGAGCTCACCTGCTACTACTACGGTTTCCTGCTGGCGTACGGACTGCTCTGGAAGCGTCACAAACTACCGGCCATCGTGGCCTGTGCGATGTCCATGCTCACCTGCATGGCGCCCACGTTCTGGCCCTGGACCGACGATCATTTCACCGCGATGGGCATGATCGTCTCGTTCGGCATCTTTCTGGTCAGCTCGTACCTGGCCTATTCTGCGTACTCGGACCGGCGCACAGCATTGGGATTGGGCGGCACCAAGGAACAGGGAAGCGGCGCAGCCGTAGCTGCCGGGGGTGCGGCAAAGACGAGCGGCAGTCCGGAGCCGAGCCCCACCGCTGCAGCGCCGGCAGCGCCGGGCGAGGCCAGCGCAGGGTCGCCAGGCGCCGCGACGGTGGCGAGTGGAGCCGGCGAGCAGGCTTCCGGCGCGCCCCAAGCCGAAGCCCGTCAGACCGGAGCCGAGGCCAAGACCGAAGTCGGGGCCGAGACCGAAGTCGAGGCCAGGGACGCGCCGGTGAAGTCGAAGAGAGCCTCCGGCCACAAGAGCTCCAACGGGGGCAAGGGCCGCAAGTCGCGCCGCAAGAAGCACAAGAAGGGACGGCCAGCCTCGGCTAGCAATTAG